Sequence from the Aquimarina sp. Aq107 genome:
TGAACATAGATGGTTCGAAGAGGCTAAGAAATCAAAGGATAATCCATACAGAGATTATTTTCATTGGAAAAAACCTGGTTTAGACGGGGAAGTTCCAAATAACTGGAAATCCTTTTTTGGAGGAAGTGCTTGGGAGTTAGATGAAGCCTCTGGGGAATACTATTTACATCTATTTACAAAAAAACAACCAGACCTTAATTGGGAAAACCCAAAGGTGCGAGAAGAGATTTATAATGCAATGCGATTTTGGTTGGATAAAGGGGTAGATGGTTTTAGAATGGATGTTATTCCTTTAATTTCAAAACCTGTGGGGTATCCTGATGCACCTGATTTTGGATTCAGAAAAATTATTGAAGAGGTCTATGCAAATGGTCCTACCGTTCATAGATATTTAAAGGAGATGAACGAAGAAGTAATAAGTAAATATGATGCATTCTCGTTAGCAGAAGGAGTTGGAATTGATGATAGTAAAGTTGGGCTTTATGTTAATGAGGATAGGAAGGAATTAGATATGTTGTATCATTTTGACATTTTAGAATGTACGATCATTAATGGAAAATTTGAAGAAGTTTCTCCGTTTAATTTGGTTCGAATAAAGCAAATCTTTAAGAAATGGAGAGATGCTGTTCATCAAACTGGTTGGATTGCTAATGCTATGGGTAATCATGATTTTGCAAGAATGGTATCAAGGTTTGGAGACGATACGAAATATCATTCAGAGTCTGCAAAAATGTTGATAACAATGTTGTCTACACAAAATGGAACTCTGAATATTTATCAAGGTGATGAAATAGGTATGACCAATATATCCTTAAGTAATATCGATCAAGTAAGAGATGTACAGTCTTTAAATTTTTATAATGAGAATCAATTGACAAAGAGGTATTCAGAAGATGTAGCTCTGCAAATGATTAATAAAGAAGGTAGGGATAATGCAAGAACCCCGGTACAATGGAG
This genomic interval carries:
- a CDS encoding alpha-glucosidase; this translates as MKLTWFRKGTIYQIYPRSFNDSNNDGIGDLKGIIEKLDYIKSLQVDIIWLSPIFSSPNDDNGYDISDYCSIMPEFGTMDDFDELLKETHNRGMRLILDLVANHCSDEHRWFEEAKKSKDNPYRDYFHWKKPGLDGEVPNNWKSFFGGSAWELDEASGEYYLHLFTKKQPDLNWENPKVREEIYNAMRFWLDKGVDGFRMDVIPLISKPVGYPDAPDFGFRKIIEEVYANGPTVHRYLKEMNEEVISKYDAFSLAEGVGIDDSKVGLYVNEDRKELDMLYHFDILECTIINGKFEEVSPFNLVRIKQIFKKWRDAVHQTGWIANAMGNHDFARMVSRFGDDTKYHSESAKMLITMLSTQNGTLNIYQGDEIGMTNISLSNIDQVRDVQSLNFYNENQLTKRYSEDVALQMINKEGRDNARTPVQWSDEINGGFSLNEPWLKSNPNYKDINVKSQDDDSTSILNFYRNLLKTRKKHDVFVFGDFEEVEFDNPNLYIYKKTFGEEEIMVLLNFSSSEESYFYKNGSSIGNGSKVLINNYEDILIEDKSILLKPYQGVILDLGRN